In one Juglans regia cultivar Chandler chromosome 11, Walnut 2.0, whole genome shotgun sequence genomic region, the following are encoded:
- the LOC108995762 gene encoding uncharacterized protein LOC108995762, which yields MDENRRRSGQIPAFGDWDYTNDMPITQYFECPRQAGLIRHSSSSGDTDPCVGGGDLYAVHFKKPSRTTVLSPPRKKREKERRYDPHVKEQKRVGKVCDVTEPARKPGRQLLHHTNHAVPPPLRVISADVRPPKPVDEDLYKIPPELHTTKQKKRLGFFSRCLEPACAA from the exons CGGACAAATTCCGGCGTTCGGGGACTGGGATTACACAAACGACATGCCAATCACTCAGTACTTCGAGTGTCCAAGGCAGGCCGGTTTGATTCGACACAGTTCTTCCTCCGGAGACACTGATCCCTGCGTGGGTGGTGGTGACTTGTACGCCGTCCATTTCAAGAAACCTTCTCGTACTACTGTTCTTTCTCCACCCCGCAAG aaaagggaaaaagaaaggcGATATGACCCGCACGTTAAGGAGCAGAAAAGGGTAGGGAAGGTGTGTGACGTGACGGAACCGGCAAGGAAACCTGGTCGGCAGCTGCTGCATCACACTAATCACGCGGTTCCACCGCCTCTTAGAGTAATCTCTGCAGATGTCAGGCCTCCAAAACCTGTCGACGAGGATCTCTACAAAATCCCTCCCGAGCTCCATACTACCAAGCAG AAAAAAAGGCTGGGGTTCTTTTCAAGATGCCTGGAACCGGCTTGTGCAGCATGA